A region from the Ptychodera flava strain L36383 chromosome 10, AS_Pfla_20210202, whole genome shotgun sequence genome encodes:
- the LOC139141918 gene encoding uncharacterized protein: MADSKFLFPQVHGTPCSEITNHLGNSPSPLERACDPYDFEDTEVRYFDMDYASPRAVKSTKRRRVTSTSATSDGSSDCSPDWSNSSFCSDDAKPCGCKNMCRTSHCRCVRLNGACTDACRCKICFNPSNKLQILEQYGLDVDECTRDVCLMEALPKLTDEQLRRVLGTHLQMSCCGLSAFIFELVPGKRPCPNHHCDDVYAYSWCDDNVLPLSIGCRRNHCSKCRRCVGRNQRHCNKCKHCCMAPCACHMQRVRVKKPSGNTRRW, translated from the exons ATGGCTGACTCCAAATTCTTGTTTCCCCAAGTTCATGGCACGCCTTGCAGCGAAATCACCAACCATCTGGGTAATTCTCCATCACCGTTGGAAAGAGCTTGCGATCCGTATGACTTTGAAGACACCGAAGTCCGCTACTTTGACATGG ATTACGCGTCTCCACGGGCTGTGAAGTCGACAAAACGAAGGCGGGTCACCAGCACTTCCGCGACATCGGACGGCAGCAGCGATTGTAGCCCAGACTGGAGTAATTCCAGCTTTTGCAGCGACGATGCGAAACCCTGCGGGTGTAAGAACATGTGCCGAACCAGCCACTGTCGCTGCGTGCGGTTGAACGGAGCGTGCACCGACGCCTGCAGATGCAAGATCTGTTTCAACCCGTCTAACAAGCTGCAAATCTTAGAACAGTATGGCCTGGACGTCGACGAATGCACACGAGACGTCTGTTTGATGGAGGCGCTGCCGAAG CTTACAGACGAGCAGCTCCGCCGAGTCCTTGGAACTCATCTGCAGATGAGCTGCTGCGGTCTCAGCGCTTTTATCTTTGAACTCGTCCCCGGCAAGCGCCCTTGCCCCAACCACCACTGTGATGATGTGTATGCGTACTCGTGGTGCGACGACAACGTGTTACCTCTGAGTATCGGTTGCCGGCGAAACCATTGCAGCAAGTGTCGTCGGTGCGTCGGACGAAATCAAAGGCACTGCAAC AAATGCAAACACTGCTGTATGGCCCCCTGTGCGTGTCACATGCAACGTGTGAGAGTGAAGAAACCAAGTGGTAATACACGTCGTTGGTGA